CTGTTCTTAATATAGACTATAAACTATTTGCCTCTATCATGGCCAAATGATTAGAAGAGTTCCTACCAACATTGATACATAATGATCAAACAGGTTTCATACGTCAACGCTAAACACAAGACAATATACGAAAGACACTACATATTATAGATCATAtacaaaaaaatttaattaaagccATTGTGATAAGCGTAGATGCTGAAAAGGCCTTCGATTCGGTCAACTGGAACTTTCTCTACAGAGTCCTACATAGATTCGGCTTCCATGATACAATTATTAAAACCATACAGGCACTATATGACAATCCTACAGCTAGGATTAAAATCAATGGATATTTATCAAATAGTTTTACCCTAGAAAGGGGCACCAGACAGGGTTGCGCATGGTCACCATTACTCTTCGCATTATATTTGGAACCACTAGCTCAGTACGTTAGACAAAATGAAGACATCAAGGGAATCACTATTAAAGGGACGGAATATAAATTggcctgctatgcagatgacattttGATCTACCTTGGGCACCCAACGTACTCGCTGCCTAAATTGATGCAATCATTTGAGCAGTACAGTCAATTATCAGGGTACAAAATCAATATAAGTAAAACCCAGTTACTCTCATATAATTATAGCCCACCAGGAGAAATCAAAAGTAGTTACCCCTTAGCATGGCAAACAGAGTCTTTTAAATACTTAGGCATCAACCTACCAAAAGATCTTACAAAATTATCAGAACACAATTATCTACCAATACATAAAAAAATAAAGGATGACATAGTGAGATGAAGTTAATTCCTTTCTTCAGCCTTAGTTCAAGAACTGACTCTATTAAAATGAATATATTGCCAAgacttttatatttatttcaaacCCTGCCAATAGAGATTAACCAAAACCAATTTAACGAGTGGGACAAAATGCTATCTAGGTATATATGGCAAGGTAAAAGACCAAGGGTCCATCTCAAAACTTTACAGATAGCAAAACAAAAGGGAGGATAGGGCTTGCCTTATTTTAGATATTATTATTTGGCAGAGCAGATGAGAGCAGTGATATGCTGGTGCAACCCGTCATATACTGCTCAATGGAAAAACACTGAGGAAAAAACACCCTCCATCCCCATACAGGCAATCTTAGCTGATTACAACCTACAAACCCACATAAATAACATTGATAACCCATGGGTGAAATGGACCCTTAAAACATGGAAAACTATCATAAGGGAACATGAACTTGAGAGCAATATTACAACTCTTAAATGATGTGCTTATGACAGAGTTTACACCTAATAAATTGGACTCTAGATTCAAGGACTGGATAGCTAAGGGTATGTAGTGTAATGAAAGATGAAAAATTGCTCAGTTTTGAAACACTTAAAaggacacatttattagaaaaacaAGACTTCTATCGATACCTGCAGCTGCGACACTACGTCGATATGAAGATGAAAAATGTAACAAAAACAAACGTGTTTGACTGAATTGTTTACAAAagcctatgaatgaatgaatgaattaatttattgaatgaatttattttatttcaaacatgtataaaaatgtatgtaactatttgtacatacaaaagaaagaaaatgaaaaaagtgacaaaaaaagaataaataaaataaccaagagctaagacattgcaatacaccacacattgttcgaaaaaggagtgggaagaagtacaatacttttttttaatttcccacccctttttaactaccccgaaatccaaactacattaatacacctataaaaatatataccatatatacacttcatgaatatccatataaatatataattacaaaataaatatatactacataccatatccatatatatatatatatatatatatatatacacacatattatacatatatacatatatacacacacacacacacacacacacacatatatatatatatatatatatatatatatatatatatatatatatatatatatatatatactatatacactcaccggccactttattaggtacacctgtccaactgctcattaacacttaatttctaatcagccaatcacatggcggcaactcagtgcatttaggcatgtagacatggtcaagacaatctcctgcagttcaaaccgagcatcagtatggggaagaaaggtgatttgagtgactttgaacatggcatggttgttggtgccagaagggctggtctgagtatttcagaaactgctgatctactgggattttcacgcacaaccatctctagggtttacagagaatggtccgaaaaagaaaaaatatccagtgagcggcagttctgtgggcggaaatgccttgttgatgccagaggtcagaggagaatggccagactggttcgagctgatagaaaggcaacagtgactcaaataaccacccgttacaaccaaggtaggcagaagagcatctctgaacgcacagtacgtcgaactttgaggcagatgggctacagcagcagaagaccacgccgggtgccactcctttcagctaagaacaggaaactgaggctacaatttgcaaaagctcatcgaaattggacaatagaagattggaaaaacgttgcctggtctgatgagtctcgatttctgctgcgacattcgaatggtagggtcagaatttggcgtcaacaacatgaaagcatggatccatcctgccttgtatcaacggttcaggctggtggtggtggtgtaatggtgtggggaatattttcttggcactctttgggccccttggtaccaattgagcatcgttgcaacgccacagcctacctgagtattgttgctgaccatgtccatccctttatgaccacaatgtacccaacttctgatggctactttcagcaggataatgcgccatgtcataaagctggaatcatctcagactggtttcttgaacatgacaatgagttcactgtactcaaatggcctccacagtcaccagatctcaatccaatagagcatctttgggatgtggtggaacgggagattcgcatcatggatgtgcagccgacaaatctgcgccaactgtgtgatgccatcatgtcaatatggaccaaactctctgaggaatgcttccagcaccttgttgaatctatgccacgaagaattgaggcagttctgaaggcaaaagggggtccaacccattactagcatggtgtacctaataaagtggccggtgagtgtatatatacacacatacacttcataaatatctatataaatatttagttacaaaattaaatatatacttcattccatatatacacttcataaatatctatataaatatataattacaaaaataaatatctactacatacctatccctgtaaatatgaagatatctatccccataaataaatatataccatatactaagttagttctaatataacaatcaaccctattctatttatccctcatcatcctccgttaacatacttcctcttcaacatacgtgtttaaaaaaattttttgtacctttttttaaacagatttatatttgcactttgttttatttctgtctccagtctgttccataaagtcaccccacagctcgatacgcacatgcttttcatatttgttctaacctttggttttttaaaatttaggtctccccttagattatatcccccctctctctcactgaacattccttgtatatttttcggcaatagattatttctcgctttgtacattatttgtgctgttctgaatttgaccagatccataaatttcaacatgtgtgattttatgaatagtgagtttgtgtgatctctgtatcctgttttgtttattgtccttattgctcttttctgtattgtacatatcggctgcagagtggttttgtaggtgtttccccagacttcgacacaataagtcagatatggcaaaaataacaagtaatatagagtatgcaaagatttactatcaagaatatcttttgttttccacagaattgccgagcactttgccagttttgctcgtacgtatcctacatgaggtttccagcagactttaggatccaaaatcacaccaagaaatttaatttcctgtaccatttctatcttagtattgtctattatcaattctacattacaatctattttgtgtctcccaaacaacatgatctttgttttgcttagatttaatgataatttatttttgtcaaaccatagttttagtttatttatttcagttgtgattgtctctaaagtctactgcaaattctcaccggaacaaaaaatattggtgtcatctgcaaacaaaacaaatttcagtacttgcaaaattgtacatatgtcattgatatatattatgaataatttcaaacctaatattgacccctgtggtaccccgcatgtaatgttcatgaaatcagatttatggtcacctatctgcacaaactgttgcctgtttcttagatagctcgacagccagctccacccgactcccctaacaccacacttttctagtttacttaataatatactgtgaccaatggtatcgaatgctttttttaggtccacaaatactccaattgctatttttttattgtctatacattttgtgatttcctctattagttccattagtgccatcgatgttgatctgtccgttctgaatccatactgactgtctgtaaggaggttgtgtttttcaatgaatttgtccagtctatctgaaaaaagtttttcgagtattttggagaattgggggagtaaagaaacaggcctgtagtttgtgaaatggtgtctatctccagttttaaacaatggtatcacttttgcaattttcattttgtctggaaatgtacctgattgaaaagataaattgcagatgtgcctATAATTCAGAAACTATTGATAGAACTATTTCATGCTTGTATAAGGGACTGTTGAATTTGAAACCACATTCAACTttatatattaaaataaaatgggaGAAGGAAGGAGGCATAACTATATCTGAGGAAGAATGGACAACAATATGGAAGTATCAATGGATGTGTACCAGCTCACAGAAGTGGAGGGAATTTGGCTGGAAAAGCCTGATTAGGTACTTTATTATGCCTTCTCAGAAGTCTCACTAAGATAATAACTCCCCTGTCTGCTGGAGGAACTGCGGAAATCAAAGTGCGAACCATTACCATGTTTTCTGGGACTGCCCGGTCATGAAGGACTATTGGAGAGAGATACACAATGCCCTACAGGATATCTTCAAATGTGAAATATCCCTCGAGAGTAAGACTATGTTTTTCGGACACATACCTGAGGAATGGCCAAAAagagataaacatttaataaatatcTTGCTGGTGGCCTGTAAAAAGAGTATTACCAGGAAATGGTTATCACAGGAGAGCCCAACTTTAAATATATGGATGGACATTACAATGGACATTTATAAAATGGAGAAGATAACAGCTTTTGTTAATCACAAATTGGAGAAATTCACTTCACACTAGGAAAACTGGGTCAAATATGTCACGCTCCATAGGCCTGACTTTATTTTCACAAACCAGTGACTGTGCTGTATAAAAAGGATCACGCCCTACTTGTACATAGGGTTTTTTCTTCTTCCTGTTGTttgtttctcttttcattcttcaGATACAAAACAAAAATGCTATTTTGGCATTTGGGGCAGACAACAGATGTAAGATGTATGAACATATGATGTACCGGATGTGAATGTCTGATTCTGAAtgtcaataataaattaaaaaaaaaaaaagaaagaaagctatccgggtgatgttatcaatgtgagtttcgaatgaaagactggggtcaataatcactccgaggtcttttactgctgcacgtgaagaaacagaaaggccatccagagttactgtggaatcagaaaacttacttctagctgcatgtggtccgagtacaagtacttcagtctcgtcagagttaagcagaaggaagttaataagcatccagtgtctaatgtccttcacacattcctcaattctattaagctggtgtctctcatcaggttttacagaaacatacaactgtgtgtcatcagcataacagtggaaactaataatcaaatcaaataatcaaatcaagtttatttgtacagcgcttttaacaatagacattgtcgcaaagcagctttacagaatttgaatgacttaaaacatgagctaattttatccctaatctatccccaatgatgaagcctgtggcgacggtggcaaggaaaaactccctcagacgacatgaggaagaaacctcgagaggaaccagactcaaaagggaacccatcctcatttgggcaacaacagacagcctgactataacattaacagttttaacaggtataaccctcaactgtcctcatggggccgtccttcacaggagcggtgcgataaaactccgaccagacacagggcaccaggatggatcaagcaggtccgaggggcagaagaggccagcatctcaatcccaggatcaacatgtaactcagagggacagattggggggggggggggggggaagaaaacacgttgttaggtatgccctaaaaatgacaagtattaaatctgtgtggtaggctcgtagagacgagagtctttacatcaggcataacacacaacaatgacatgttaatatggtaaaaaatatatcatgacctgctctggctggatgcttgattgggtgatgggagcacactcctcagcaatgatgagatgcagatgggacccttagggctggccaagaaaattcagttacatttcaccgggtctgggacatgcgacagaatgtctgacggccgattccctgcaggctacgatagccagtcgaggtccccaccgtctccaccaaaagatttcctgttgactccatgtaactcagagggacagatttggggtgggggggagggaaagaaaacacagggttagggttagggttagggttagagttagggttagggttagggttggaCAGAGACTCATGGACGCGTGTATAAATCTGCCCTGGACAGTGTAGTGGTGTAACAGTGGGGAACACCATCAGAGTTCCTCGGTTCCATCCTGATCacaggttagtgtgtgtgtgtagttttacatgttctctccgtgtctctgTGATGTTCCTCTGTCTTCTCCAGGATGTCCTCTTGGGTTCCTGGGATAGACGCCAGGTGCactgtgaccctgaacaggataaagtgcttaTTGAATGTGAGTGAGTATTTAACTGTGTAATAAACACACTTAGAGAATGTGAACACACACGGTCAGTGGTTTGGGATGGAGCCTGCACTCAGAACGTTGTCAGTTATAATAACTGATCAGaaatcagctctgtgtgtgtgtgtgtgtgtgtgtgtgtgtgtgtgtgtgtgtgtgtgtgtgtgtgtgcgtgtgtgtgtgtgtggtgttgtggAGACAGTGCTGTGAGGACAAGTGCAGGAGCTCATAAAGTCAGcagtgtgtgaggagtgtgtcaGTACAGACGAGTACGGACCTGAGAAAGGTAAGTTCACACACAAACAATATTATTACTTTAGATAAATAAAATATACAGAAAAAAATCAGGATTACAGAGGACTTAAACAGTTCAGGTCTGCACGACAtatgacacacaacacacactataCAACTCGTGTACAAAGGAGAATTTATTTTAGCTGCACAGGAAAACCAAATAAAATCATTTTAAATCCTGTATGTcacttctctgtgtgtgtttcagcaCTTTCAGTTCAGTTATAATTGACTTGCACAGCACTTTTAACCaggtttacagaaatatataaattccagatataaattttaaatgtatccctgatgatgaagcctgaggtgatggtggtgaggaaaaactccctcagacaacacgaggaagaaaccgagAAAGGAACCAGATTCTAAAGGAgcccatccccatctgggtgataacagatagcatgattagtattgtgtgtgtgtgtgtgtgtgtgtgtgtgtgtgtgtgtgtgtgtgtgtgtgtgacagcacTTTTTACCTGCACTTTGTGTTTCAGTGTTTGTTAATTCTGTTTGTCAGTAAATTGTGTATCAGTAAAATGtgtcatattatattatattatattatattatattatattatattatattatattatattatattatattatattatatacaaaCTCAGATTGACAGTTCAGTGAAAGAGAAATaatagacgtgtgtgtgtgtgtgtgtgtgtgtgtgtgtgtgtgtgtgtgtgagattgagcATCAGTTAACCTCATGAATAATTTGTGCAGGGTGATTAGGGCTCATTTTACAGGTGCATTATGGGGAATCACTCACTGTCACCTCACCCTGTGCTCGCTTTGTCATGCTGATCTTTGACCTTTGTGTATCACTGTGTTTCTTTCTCTTCATTATCTCCATCCATCACTGAGCATAATGCTGTGTTTCTCTTTGTGTGTGCAGTGTGATGTTcccagtgtgtgtgtttggtgatgGTGTGTTTGGATGGAGGGTGGAGAAGATGGAGGCTGTGCAGCTGGACAGCAGGCAGTTGGGCGTGTTTTACACTGGAGACTCGTACATCATCCTGAACAAACATTGTGAGAAGGCGGAGCTACACATGTGGATGGGTGAGAAGTGGAAATCACATGACCGCGGCTGTGTCACAAACGGCATGAATTAATAGAAATGTGTTAATTAGGAATCAGTGTTACAGTAACACCAGCACAGGTCCATGAACACTGTGTGACTGTGGTTCTTTAAGAACACTAAGTAGTGATGAACTTGAGCGTTTGGGACAGAGCTAAAGTGTGTACATGCTTAGAGTCATGTCTAGTCCACCTCTGACCCCTGATCCCTGACCTGTAGGGGAGGAGTCATCACAGGATGAGCAGTGTGCCTGTGCTATGTTGGCCACTCAGCTGGACCAGTACCTCGGGGGGGACGCTGTCCAGCGTAGACAGGAGCAGGGACACGAGACGGAAGAGTTCATGCAGCTCTTCCCCAATGGAGTGAGCTATAAGGTGCATTCACTAACTCAGCTCATTTACATATCGGCTGTGTTTGGTCCAGAGATGCATCACAAACATATAGCCCCGCCCCCAAATCAGCTTTATACAATTGTACTGAGTACATCTCagttttactgtgtgtgtgtgtgtgtgtgtgtgtgtgtgtgtagagggggGGTGTAGAGTCTGGGTTCAGGCGGGTGCAGACGCAGTGTGTTTCGGTGCAACGTCTTTATCAGATTAAGGGAAAGAGAAACATCTGTGTGAGAGAGGTGGAGCTCAACTGGAGGAGCTTCAACACCGGAGACTGCTTCATCCTCGATCtgggacaggtgtgtgtgtgtgtgtgtgtgtgtgtgtgttccatataAGTCAGCTCgcatcaggattttttttctcatcagaTTTTTCACCACTGATGCTTAAAacccaaattgtgtgtgtgtgttcagctcaTTATCTCATGGAGTGGCTGTAAGTCAAGTGTATTTGAGAAACAGAAGCTTTGTCAGATCGCCGCTTTAATCAGAGACACGGAGAGAAATGGCAAAGCTCACATATATGATGTCACACAGGGGGAGGAGCCACTAGAGATGGTCCAGGTACACACATGcgcacatacagacacacatttTTCCTTTCAGTTATTAGAGGTACCCCCACCTCCTTTTCCTGATGATTGACAGGTTCTTGGTCCAATACCAGCAATTAAAGATTCGTTTGAAGAGGACAGTGAGGCAGACAGGACAAACTCCACCTCTCTCTACAAGGTGGGTGTGTCCCTGTACTCCCTGCATGTCCTGTTGTGTGTTTCAGGCCCAGTTCACACCTGGCATTACAGTATGTCCTGAGTGTGGGATGGTAAGGGGTCAGAGGTGAGTACAGGTGTGAACAGAGTCCTGTGTGTCCTGAAGGTGATGGATAAAATCCGATAGTAGGTGCTCAGTGGAGACACGCCCATAACGCCAGGTGTGAACAGGGCCGAATGCACTGCCCCCTGGGTAAATGTTTCtgtgcatcttaaaatgtttcatTACAGTATCAGTGAAGAAAAATGTTGACCtcaggggtgtgtgtgcgtgtgtgtgtgtgtgtgtgtgttaggtgacTGATGCGTTGGGCTGCATGTCTGTCAATCGGCTGGGTGATAAAGCGCCGTTCGATCAGAAACTGCTGCAGAGAGATGATTGCTTCATCCTTGACAATGGAGCCAATGGCAAGATCTTCATctggaaaggtgtgtgtgtgcgcgagagagagtgtgtgtgagagagtgtacaGAGTGATTATCACTGGTTGGGATTGACAGGTGGTGGTGCCAATATGGAGAAGCGAGCAGCGCTGCAAATAGCAGATGAGTTTATTGTGAGAATGGGTTACTGCAGAGCTACaactcaggtacacacacacacacacacacaagcattcatTAACTAAAAAATTCTGAAATATAAGCtgaagttttgtgtgtgtgtgtgtgtgtgtgcgtgcgcacaggTGGAGATTTTTCCTCAAGGTCGTGAATCTGTTCTTTTCAAACAGTTCTTCAAAAGCTggggttaaacacacacacacacacacacacacacacagaacttcaGTACCTCACCATGAATTTGAAATTGAATTAAAACAGATCTATAATAAATATTTTGTTCACCTTTCTGGTGTGTGTTGTGGTAAATAAAATAAACCTGTGTGTGAAAATTATTTTACTGAACGCATCGTGTTCAACAGAACGAATGCACAGGTTTCATTAAAATACACAGTAAATAAAAACACAGGAGCACTTTTAAGAAAATTTAAGAAATTTTATTATGCTTTGGAGTTTTTTGTAAAAGAGTAGAACTCATCTAAACTACGTGTATAAAACTGTGTATAAAATGAGAAATGACTGcaatatgaaataaaacaaagattAGTGAGTGAAAATTTCACAAagagaaaaaaagtaaaaaatgttttaaagtcAAGATTATCAGGTGCCCTGAGTGAGATTTTATTTCATGCACCATTAAAATACACAGATCAAGTGTTTaacaaaaataatcagtgacGTGTTACTGCCAACCAACCAATCAGAAGTGTTGAAGATCATAACTCGACCAATCAGGTGCAGGTCGTGCTGGTCAGTGATGATGGAGAACGTGAACCGTTTACTGACCTCACACGCACAGGGTTTCAGCCACGATATAAAACAGCGATGAAACCGTAACAAACCGGTGACGGtcagagaaccgagtctcgatctAATGCActgggtggagagagagagagagagagagagagagagagcactgacGATTGGATTACAGCAACATGGTTCAGTAGAACCATCAGCAGGAGGGTGAACGGGTGGGCAGTGTTTCAATCTCAGAGTGTGAGGGTgaggaaagagtgtgtgtgtgtaaaacaggtCAGGAGTTGATGGTGATGTAGAATTAACCTGAATGTGAGAATAACGGTCTCCTGCTCCTTTACATTTAAAGTGGAGCTACAGCGCTAATGTCACTAACAGGTAATGGAAGTGTGTGGCCATCAGTTTAGCATTAGCCTGTCCGCTAATTCCACCTTCACTCTGAGCAGCAGCTGAACTGTGGGTGTCTCTAATGTAAACTTCACTCAGGAAATGAAGGCtgaaccttcacacacacacatttttttttccctttggacAGAAAGATGAGTAAATGgaacccccatctctctctccccccgtctctcagTCTGAGTCGCTCTTCTCCTCCTTCAC
Above is a window of Neoarius graeffei isolate fNeoGra1 chromosome 28, fNeoGra1.pri, whole genome shotgun sequence DNA encoding:
- the LOC132875400 gene encoding macrophage-capping protein-like — protein: MIKVMYQQENKLLNHEGRSQRENLRIYNVPEGAEGSSMVEFVGKLLRDTLAIPPTEELDIERAHCALAPRPARDREDKPRSIIVKFLHYKIKEEILRKAWGKKKDVLLGSWDRRQVHCDPEQDKVLIELCVFGDGVFGWRVEKMEAVQLDSRQLGVFYTGDSYIILNKHCEKAELHMWMGEESSQDEQCACAMLATQLDQYLGGDAVQRRQEQGHETEEFMQLFPNGVSYKRGGVESGFRRVQTQCVSVQRLYQIKGKRNICVREVELNWRSFNTGDCFILDLGQLIISWSGCKSSVFEKQKLCQIAALIRDTERNGKAHIYDVTQGEEPLEMVQVLGPIPAIKDSFEEDSEADRTNSTSLYKVTDALGCMSVNRLGDKAPFDQKLLQRDDCFILDNGANGKIFIWKGGGANMEKRAALQIADEFIVRMGYCRATTQVEIFPQGRESVLFKQFFKSWG